In one Rutidosis leptorrhynchoides isolate AG116_Rl617_1_P2 chromosome 8, CSIRO_AGI_Rlap_v1, whole genome shotgun sequence genomic region, the following are encoded:
- the LOC139863156 gene encoding uncharacterized protein, which translates to MEPDLTAKKAWDRLKSMFHDNKHTRALALMNQFTNCKLDNFPNSYAYCEELKNIADQLTDVGSKNSPENLVLQMVAGLNESYSTAATNINQMETLPSFYDARSKLILEETMKTRQAAMNNSTPNSALIATSESRDNPNPTGNRDRNNYHRSNNNSN; encoded by the coding sequence ATGGAACCCGATCTCACTGCAAAGAAAGCTTGGGATCGATTGAAGAGCATGTTCCATGACAACAAACACACTCGAGCACTTGCTCTCATGAATCAGTTTACGAATTGCAAACTAGACAACTTTCCGAATAGTTATGCTTACTGTGAAGAGTTAAAAAACATCGCCGATCAATTGACCGATGTTGGATCGAAAAACTCACCTGAAAACCTGGTTCTTCAAATGGTTGCCGGTCTCAACGAAAGTTACAGCACCGCCGCAACCAATATCAACCAAATGGAGACTCTACCTTCATTCTATGATGCAAGGTCGAAACTAATTCTTGAAGAAACCATGAAAACTCGCCAAGCCGCCATGAACAACTCCACACCCAATTCTGCCCTAATCGCTACTTCCGAGTCCAGAGATAACCCGAATCCAACAGGAAACCGTGATAGGAACAACTACCACCGCTCGAATAATAATAGCAATTAA
- the LOC139863155 gene encoding uncharacterized mitochondrial protein AtMg00810-like, with product MQYCKSATTPVDTKSKLSSRAVAVFHDPSYFRSLAGALQNLTFTRPDISYAVQQICLHMHAPHDGHMGALKRILRYIKGTIEHGIFLRKSPSRNLIAYTDADWLVVPIRGGLHPDIVYTSVII from the coding sequence ATGCAATATTGTAAGTCTGCCACAACACCTGTTGACACTAAATCGAAACTTAGCTCACGGGCAGTGGCAGTTTTTCATGATCCGTCTTACTTTCGAAGTCTTGCAGGTGCTCTTCAAAACTTAACTTTTACACGCCCGGATATTTCGTATGCGGTACAACAGATATGTCTTCATATGCACGCACCACATGACGGTCACATGGGTGCTTTGAAACGGATATTACGGTACATTAAGGGGACCATCGAACATGGTATTTTTCTTCGAAAATCTCCTTCGCGTAATCTTATTGCATACACGGATGCGGATTGGCTGGTTGTCCCGATACGCGGCGGTCTACAT